The Bacteroides sp. AN502(2024) DNA segment GGAATGGCAATCGCTCAAAATAATACAAACTCCCCTTATACACGATATGGCTATGGTGACTTGTCCGATCAAAGCTTCGGTAACAGCAAGGCGATGGGGGGAATTGCTTTTGGACTTCGGGATGGAGCACAGATCAATCCGCTGAATCCTGCTTCGTATACGGCCATTGATTCATTGACATTCCTCTTTGAAGGAGGCGTCAGTTTGCAAAATATGAACATTAGCGGCGGCGGTGTGAAGCTGAATGTCAAAAACTCCAGTTTCGACTATCTGGCCATGCAATTTCGTCTGCATCCGAGGATAGCGATGAGTGTCGGTCTGTTGCCGTTCTCCAATGTCGGATATTCTGTATCGGATGTACAGCCGAATGATGATCAAACATTGAACACATATCGAAATTTCAGTGGAGAGGGTGGATTACATCAGATGTATGCCGGATTAGGTGTGAAAGTGTTGAATAATCTTTCGGTAGGTGTGAATGTTTCTTATTTATGGGGGGATATTGATCGTACACGCACTATAAATTATAACGTGTCGAACGTGTATTATCATGAACAGACATCAGGTGTTTCGGTTTCGGATTACAAGTTGGATTTTGGAGCACAATATAGATGGGATATAAGCAAGAAAAAATCTATTACGATAGGTGCGGTGTATTCACCAAAGCATAAAATTGCTGATCGTTATAATGTGATAACGCAGATGAAGACGGTAAGTAATAGCGGAGGTGTTTCTATTGTCTCTTCCAACTCCTTGAACCCGGATGCTACATTGGAACTGCCTAATACATTTGGCATCGGATTCACTTATAACTATGACAAACGTTTGACAGTCGGTGCTGATTATAGTTTACAGCAATGGTCGAAAGCTAAGTTTGGCGTAAATGGAGCAGATGAGGCCATACGTAAAGAGTTTGATGAAACATACGCATGTGGCGACCGTCATAAAATAGCGGTGGGTGCGGAATACATCCCCAATTTGATCGGACGTTCCTATTTATCCCATGTCAAATATCGTTTGGGTGCTTATTATACGACTCCCTACTATAAGATCAATGGTAAAAGCGCTGCCCGTGAATATGGCGTCACTGCCGGTTTCGGTCTGCCTGTGCCTCGTTCCCGTTCCATCCTCAGCATCAGCGGACAGTTTGTCCGTATCAGTGGACAGGAGCCGACCTTTGTAAACGAAAATATCTTTCGTGTCAGCATCGGATTGACGTTCAATGAACGTTGGTTCTTCAAACGCAAAGTAGAGTAATGAGAAATAGAAAGAATAGACGACTATATAATAACAACTAAAACTTAGATACAATGAAAACTAAAACGCTTGTGGCTATGCTGTTCCTTTCGGCAGGGGCAACCACTGTGGTAGCACAGGATGCGTCTAACTGTAACTCGAACAGTAGTATTTCGCATGAAGCTGTGCGTGCAGGTAACTTTAAAGATGCGTATATTCCTTGGAAAGCTGTGTTGGAGAACTGCCCGACGCTTCGTTTTTATACCTTCACCGACGGATATAAAATACTGAAAGGGTTGATGGGACAAATCAAGGACCGGAACAATCCGGAATACCAGAAGTATTTTAATGAATTGATGGATACGCATGATTTGCGTATTAAATACACGGATGAGTTCCTGGCTAAAGGAACGAAGGTCTCTTCTGCCGA contains these protein-coding regions:
- a CDS encoding outer membrane protein transport protein codes for the protein MVGFKYTLCVLLLTMVTGMAIAQNNTNSPYTRYGYGDLSDQSFGNSKAMGGIAFGLRDGAQINPLNPASYTAIDSLTFLFEGGVSLQNMNISGGGVKLNVKNSSFDYLAMQFRLHPRIAMSVGLLPFSNVGYSVSDVQPNDDQTLNTYRNFSGEGGLHQMYAGLGVKVLNNLSVGVNVSYLWGDIDRTRTINYNVSNVYYHEQTSGVSVSDYKLDFGAQYRWDISKKKSITIGAVYSPKHKIADRYNVITQMKTVSNSGGVSIVSSNSLNPDATLELPNTFGIGFTYNYDKRLTVGADYSLQQWSKAKFGVNGADEAIRKEFDETYACGDRHKIAVGAEYIPNLIGRSYLSHVKYRLGAYYTTPYYKINGKSAAREYGVTAGFGLPVPRSRSILSISGQFVRISGQEPTFVNENIFRVSIGLTFNERWFFKRKVE